The Rhododendron vialii isolate Sample 1 chromosome 6a, ASM3025357v1 genome includes a window with the following:
- the LOC131329061 gene encoding uncharacterized protein LOC131329061 isoform X2, whose product MVDRRRFNINTLRWMLATLIDFYINVVALGAWVCYKESNWISASLWIVLLVCFGSITTCFYIVLQFLKLSIHDALEDPIHYVLFRYPTKDGVADKRRFSVVTTKIFFSALGCLMLATLVYTLLTDGSPFRGELFTPWMTATLIDFYINVVALSVWVAYKESSWLNAVIWIVLLICFGSITTCTYIVRQLFHLLSQDPVYLVLLKSSNRQV is encoded by the exons ATGGTAGACAGACGCCGGTTCAACATCAACACCCTTCG GTGGATGTTGGCAACCTTAATTGATTTCTACATTAATGTCGTGGCGTTAGGG GCTTGGGTGTGTTACAAGGAATCAAACTGGATCAGTGCATCACTTTGGATAGTTCTGCTGGTATGTTTTGGAAG CATTACAACATGTTTCTACATTGTTTTGCAATTCCTCAAGTTGTCGATTCATGATGCTTTGGAAGATCCAATACATTATGTCTTATTTCGATATCCTACCAA GGATGGAGTGGCAGACAAGAGAAGGTTTTCTGTTGTAACTACAAAAATTTTCTTCAGTGCTTTGGGTTGTTTGATGCTGGCAACTTTAGTTTACACTCTATTGACAGATGGCTCTCCATTTCGCGGAGAGCTCTTCACACC GTGGATGACGGCAACACTTATTGATTTCTATATCAATGTGGTGGCTCTATCG GTTTGGGTGGCGTACAAAGAATCAAGTTGGTTAAATGCTGTCATTTGGATTGTTTTATTGATATGCTTTGGCAG CATCACAACATGCACCTATATTGTCCGACAGCTATTCCATCTCTTATCTCAAGATCCTGTTTATCTCGTTCTCCTAAAAAGCAGCAACAGGCAAGTCTAA